A stretch of Deltaproteobacteria bacterium DNA encodes these proteins:
- a CDS encoding flagellar motor protein MotB, translating to MPKTDITELTRKLEAARRKSGALRKRLVHAEAEDDTLLITVSDLMTILLIFFIMISRMDVYVKAEEPVSPIPMEAPAASTVSGIISPADNNNPAKSEAKISQPTPVPAEPDDRKRLTDLKQEFLESLDEEESSDLYVRIEDQKLVVVLGERVIFQIGQAEILNEFKPLLGQLARFLSTKEEFNIVVSGHTDNTPIRNRQFPSNWELSVARAVNVARFLIDEGVAPGRISVEGFSSFKPLFENDTEVHKQANRRVEVALIQKQE from the coding sequence ATGCCTAAAACGGATATTACAGAGCTTACCCGAAAACTCGAAGCGGCGCGGCGTAAGAGCGGGGCCCTTCGTAAACGATTGGTTCATGCCGAGGCGGAAGACGACACCCTGCTGATCACGGTAAGCGATCTCATGACCATTCTATTGATCTTCTTTATCATGATTTCGCGGATGGATGTATACGTGAAAGCGGAGGAACCGGTCAGCCCCATTCCAATGGAAGCACCCGCAGCCTCGACGGTGTCCGGTATTATCAGTCCGGCGGATAACAACAATCCGGCAAAATCCGAAGCCAAGATTTCCCAGCCCACGCCGGTACCCGCCGAGCCGGACGATCGGAAGCGGCTGACGGATTTGAAACAGGAATTCCTGGAATCCTTGGATGAAGAGGAATCCAGCGATCTTTACGTTCGAATCGAAGACCAGAAATTGGTGGTGGTATTGGGTGAAAGAGTCATTTTTCAAATCGGTCAGGCCGAGATCCTGAACGAGTTCAAGCCACTGTTGGGACAGTTGGCCCGCTTTTTGTCTACCAAAGAAGAATTCAACATTGTCGTGTCCGGGCACACGGACAACACACCCATTCGAAACAGACAGTTTCCCAGCAATTGGGAGTTGTCCGTGGCGCGCGCGGTAAACGTGGCGCGATTTCTGATCGATGAAGGAGTTGCTCCCGGGAGGATATCCGTCGAAGGATTTTCATCGTTCAAACCTCTCTTTGAAAACGACACGGAAGTCCACAAGCAGGCCAACCGACGGGTAGAAGTGGCGCTGATACAAAAACAAGAATAA
- a CDS encoding OmpA family protein, translating into MYFCGPVFAVPVADSPEKFRILALEEKRILERAIRDYDARVLELERDLLELNQQQEWSTLRKERIQDQKDMTPYELGKHIEHNATKINAASKEKERLEALIARHVEQLEMLNGEVKKRFGDKPLDWWTLDPGVAAMMTQEKPAPVTHHTSAKAADKKDLGQQLREKGLDEWLKFQEEKGGTLLKSIKPILFASGKTEVQPGYDPFLKNLAEFVTPLYGRIQLEGYTDSSRIKTKDFPSNWELAAKRASSVAGRLMSFGVPASTITVISRGSGGAPMPNDSTTNRALNRQVDITVFVPDVMEK; encoded by the coding sequence ATGTACTTCTGCGGACCCGTTTTTGCCGTCCCTGTTGCAGACTCTCCGGAAAAGTTCCGTATCCTTGCTCTGGAAGAGAAGAGAATACTGGAAAGAGCCATCCGGGATTATGACGCCAGAGTGCTGGAACTGGAGCGTGACCTGCTGGAATTGAACCAGCAACAGGAATGGTCCACGCTGCGGAAGGAAAGGATCCAGGACCAGAAGGACATGACGCCCTACGAACTCGGAAAACATATTGAACACAATGCGACGAAAATAAACGCGGCCTCCAAGGAGAAAGAACGGCTCGAGGCGCTCATAGCCCGCCATGTGGAGCAGCTTGAGATGTTGAACGGCGAGGTCAAGAAACGATTCGGCGACAAGCCGCTCGATTGGTGGACTCTCGATCCCGGAGTTGCCGCCATGATGACCCAGGAAAAGCCGGCTCCGGTCACGCATCACACCTCGGCCAAGGCGGCGGACAAAAAGGATTTGGGACAACAGTTGCGGGAAAAAGGCCTGGACGAGTGGTTGAAGTTTCAAGAAGAGAAAGGCGGAACCCTGCTGAAATCCATCAAACCGATCCTGTTCGCTTCGGGAAAGACGGAAGTTCAACCCGGATATGATCCCTTCCTCAAAAACCTGGCGGAGTTCGTGACACCGCTGTACGGTCGCATCCAACTGGAAGGCTACACCGATAGCTCCCGTATCAAGACCAAAGATTTTCCTTCCAACTGGGAACTGGCGGCCAAGCGAGCGTCCAGTGTGGCAGGCCGTCTGATGAGCTTCGGCGTGCCGGCTTCAACCATCACGGTCATCAGCCGGGGTTCCGGCGGCGCCCCCATGCCTAACGACAGCACCACGAACCGGGCTCTGAACCGCCAGGTGGACATCACGGTTTTCGTACCCGACGTTATGGAAAAATAG
- a CDS encoding PilZ domain-containing protein: MAEKERRGFRRMDDYLSFTYRRISRQEFDMMKPKYLSGTVDEQSLPSLPELDFTAEEQAVWRVLGPVLEAFHERISFLNHKLDMIISLLRGEKVGSVLPEKPRRINISGSGCKFIVSEVLDEGTLLEMKIYLAGSCQRVIPALARVMHATPLAGKSHALAVRFEAISYNSREALVQYIFRAERSLLRAEREKKTQDESKGLSRSEGGDIEGRVS; the protein is encoded by the coding sequence ATGGCTGAGAAAGAACGTAGAGGGTTCAGGCGAATGGACGACTACCTGTCGTTTACGTACCGGAGAATATCTCGTCAAGAATTTGACATGATGAAGCCGAAGTATCTGTCCGGAACAGTTGACGAGCAGAGCCTGCCGTCGTTGCCGGAATTGGACTTCACCGCCGAGGAACAGGCTGTGTGGCGAGTTCTCGGCCCCGTTCTGGAGGCCTTTCACGAAAGGATTTCATTTCTGAATCACAAACTGGACATGATCATTTCTCTGTTGAGGGGCGAGAAGGTGGGAAGCGTCCTTCCCGAGAAGCCGAGACGGATCAACATTTCGGGCAGCGGCTGCAAGTTTATCGTGAGTGAAGTGCTTGACGAAGGAACGCTCCTCGAAATGAAGATTTACCTGGCCGGCAGTTGTCAACGGGTCATACCGGCTCTGGCAAGGGTGATGCATGCGACTCCTCTCGCGGGAAAATCGCATGCCCTCGCCGTTCGTTTCGAGGCGATCAGCTATAACAGCCGTGAAGCGTTGGTGCAGTATATTTTCAGAGCGGAACGCAGTCTTCTGAGGGCTGAGAGGGAAAAAAAGACCCAGGACGAATCGAAAGGATTGTCCCGTTCCGAGGGAGGCGATATAGAGGGAAGGGTTTCCTGA
- a CDS encoding alpha-hydroxy-acid oxidizing protein, whose protein sequence is MEITELYSKGKADLIDRKIGFTLGAVETGWVMKNNRNVLDAYYIRQRAIDAPAVASTDITLLDVSLSTPVIMSAMTMPIPAIRDGALMMAARGLKEAGSMMWTGTPIPDNLKELAGTGVPIIQNLKPFSDRDKLYKDLNRIQEAGVTWIGVEIDAGQGTKIGDQLVAKNCSPLSMKELEEIRRRTKKPLVFKGILSRHDAVRSVEAGADVIMVSNHGAHTLDYLPHPFQVMDEIMEAVKGKVHIMVDGGFRRGSDVMKGLAFGADLVGLGRPVLYGLAADGQSGVRDLVLQITDELRRLMIMAGASRLQELNRDCIAKAG, encoded by the coding sequence ATGGAAATTACGGAACTCTACTCCAAGGGAAAAGCGGACCTCATAGACCGAAAGATCGGATTCACCCTTGGCGCGGTGGAAACCGGTTGGGTCATGAAGAATAACCGAAACGTTTTGGACGCGTACTACATCCGGCAACGCGCCATCGATGCACCCGCCGTAGCTTCCACGGACATCACGCTGCTGGACGTATCCCTCTCGACACCCGTGATCATGAGCGCCATGACCATGCCCATTCCAGCCATCCGGGACGGGGCCCTGATGATGGCGGCCCGGGGCCTCAAGGAGGCCGGCTCCATGATGTGGACCGGCACGCCCATTCCGGACAATCTCAAAGAACTCGCAGGCACGGGCGTCCCCATCATCCAGAATCTGAAACCTTTTTCGGACAGGGACAAACTGTACAAGGATCTGAACCGGATTCAGGAGGCCGGCGTTACCTGGATCGGCGTGGAAATCGACGCAGGACAGGGTACCAAGATCGGCGACCAACTCGTGGCCAAAAACTGCTCACCTCTGTCCATGAAAGAACTCGAGGAAATCCGCCGCAGAACCAAGAAGCCGTTGGTGTTCAAAGGAATATTGAGCCGCCACGACGCCGTTCGTTCCGTCGAAGCGGGCGCGGACGTGATCATGGTATCGAACCACGGCGCCCATACCCTGGACTACCTGCCGCACCCCTTCCAAGTCATGGACGAGATCATGGAAGCGGTGAAAGGCAAAGTTCATATCATGGTGGACGGCGGATTCCGGCGCGGAAGCGACGTGATGAAAGGCCTGGCTTTCGGCGCGGACCTGGTGGGCCTCGGGCGTCCGGTCTTGTACGGCCTGGCCGCCGACGGTCAAAGCGGCGTGCGGGACTTGGTGCTGCAGATCACCGACGAACTGCGGCGCCTCATGATCATGGCCGGCGCTTCCCGACTGCAGGAACTGAACCGGGATTGCATTGCGAAAGCGGGGTAA
- a CDS encoding DUF4258 domain-containing protein: MRQTFERILQLIRERRILISDHGYEELAADEVFVKDIVAGVEDYPDYPKGPCVLALQEDADGKPIHVVRGVPKGASSPAVIVTAYRPNPRKWSADFRRRR; this comes from the coding sequence ATGAGACAGACATTTGAGCGCATTCTCCAACTGATCCGGGAACGCCGGATTCTGATCTCCGACCACGGCTATGAGGAATTGGCGGCGGACGAGGTTTTCGTGAAAGACATCGTGGCCGGGGTTGAGGATTACCCCGATTATCCCAAAGGGCCATGTGTGCTCGCGCTGCAGGAGGATGCGGATGGGAAGCCGATTCACGTGGTGCGGGGCGTTCCGAAGGGAGCGTCGTCTCCGGCCGTGATTGTAACGGCTTACAGGCCAAACCCGCGCAAGTGGTCGGCTGATTTCAGGAGGCGTAGGTAA
- a CDS encoding nuclear transport factor 2 family protein, translating into MASTSDVLSHHLGAFGQGSVEEIVKDYTDQSAVLHPDGVVKGLKAIKAFFGEIFKIFTPGDYTFEMLRQEIQGDVAYILWKAETPKLTVALGTDTFVVRDGKISVQTFAGHMIPK; encoded by the coding sequence ATGGCTTCCACCAGTGACGTCTTGTCCCATCACTTGGGCGCTTTCGGACAAGGCAGCGTAGAAGAGATCGTGAAGGACTACACGGATCAATCGGCCGTGCTGCATCCGGATGGCGTGGTCAAAGGATTGAAGGCCATCAAAGCGTTTTTCGGCGAAATTTTCAAGATTTTCACTCCAGGCGACTATACGTTCGAGATGCTGCGACAGGAAATCCAAGGCGACGTGGCGTACATACTCTGGAAAGCGGAGACTCCCAAACTCACCGTGGCCCTGGGTACGGACACGTTTGTCGTCCGCGACGGCAAGATTTCCGTTCAGACCTTTGCCGGGCACATGATTCCCAAGTAA
- a CDS encoding helix-turn-helix domain-containing protein, which produces MIRITLLAEQNCVLSGLAASIEFFNLCSIFLPYLQENVRESHFHTEIVTENGKVVSSFGGIPIQPTRSIHDVLETDLILIPSFQPTVEPLRSMSGKILEWIRQHYQRRAKVAAISAGAFVLAETGLLNGKNATTNWLFLREFKSRYPEVRLKPQQIITEDSGLMCTASNNFTADLCAYFIKQLGFNELAAKFSKGMMLHPSWENQSPWAIFEVQKNHNDRNVLQVQGWMEENHADIGYIDSVAERFSMSPRHFKRRFKRATGDSPLTYLQRLRVEAAKRRLESTQDTIDEITYLVGYEDTNSFRRLFKKHTGLSPRQYRTRFSNTNDVNLI; this is translated from the coding sequence ATGATCCGAATCACGCTCCTGGCGGAGCAGAATTGCGTGCTGTCCGGATTGGCGGCTTCCATCGAATTTTTCAACCTATGCAGTATCTTTCTTCCGTACCTGCAGGAGAACGTTCGAGAATCCCATTTTCATACGGAGATCGTCACCGAAAACGGAAAGGTGGTCTCTTCCTTTGGCGGTATTCCGATTCAGCCCACGAGGTCCATTCATGACGTGCTGGAAACCGACCTGATTCTGATACCGTCCTTTCAGCCGACCGTAGAGCCTTTACGGAGTATGTCGGGAAAGATCCTGGAATGGATTAGACAGCATTACCAAAGGCGCGCAAAAGTCGCGGCCATCAGCGCCGGCGCATTCGTCTTGGCGGAAACCGGGCTTCTGAATGGTAAGAACGCCACCACCAACTGGCTTTTTCTCAGGGAATTCAAAAGCCGTTACCCCGAGGTCAGATTGAAACCGCAACAGATTATCACCGAAGACAGCGGTTTGATGTGCACGGCCTCGAATAATTTTACCGCCGACCTGTGCGCCTATTTTATCAAGCAGTTAGGGTTCAATGAACTGGCGGCCAAATTTTCGAAAGGAATGATGCTCCATCCGAGTTGGGAAAACCAGTCGCCGTGGGCCATCTTTGAAGTGCAAAAAAACCATAATGACCGGAACGTATTGCAGGTCCAGGGATGGATGGAGGAGAACCACGCTGATATCGGGTATATCGATTCGGTTGCCGAGAGGTTTTCGATGAGTCCGCGTCATTTCAAACGTCGGTTCAAGAGGGCCACGGGTGATTCCCCGTTGACCTATCTGCAAAGACTACGAGTGGAAGCCGCCAAACGTAGACTCGAATCCACCCAGGATACGATAGATGAAATTACCTACCTTGTGGGCTACGAAGACACCAACTCGTTCCGAAGGCTGTTCAAGAAGCATACCGGCCTTTCGCCAAGACAATATCGCACCCGATTCTCGAATACCAACGACGTGAATCTGATCTGA
- a CDS encoding DUF362 domain-containing protein: MSNAGEVRVALVRSTYKNVFEQVRKSLELIQYRPRKDRIFIKPNLVGSFSADSGFITHPAVVEALVRIFREYFPRGEIVVGDGCAVHEHWERVLKKSGYRYLTERYGVQIVSLDEVERKDYSWAHGTLELPELLDTHEYINVAKMKTHCQASVSLCMKNQKGLLRKKNKQNFHRKDDLHDSIRFLTQAVKPDLSVIDGIHSLEGNGPLPPGTKRKGPNLIIASQDIYAADNVGARVMGFNVSDIPHIPEFTDYSVVGEDLEANVIPFKKPDPSPWVKNNVYFHFDETACSLCSVSASVAYGPSLSNLPFIVRLMAIGGMSIRKDVIMGAIPYSSNGGDGHVLCLGDCAAKLAKKNGFTFVRGCPPKISDLRTGYLDFCKNAKKAPQ; this comes from the coding sequence ATGTCGAACGCCGGCGAGGTGCGCGTTGCGCTGGTCCGCAGCACGTACAAGAACGTTTTCGAGCAAGTGAGGAAGTCCCTGGAACTCATTCAATACAGGCCCAGGAAGGACAGGATATTCATCAAGCCGAACCTGGTCGGCAGTTTCTCCGCCGACAGCGGTTTCATTACCCATCCCGCTGTTGTGGAAGCCCTGGTTCGTATCTTCAGGGAGTATTTCCCTCGAGGCGAAATCGTGGTGGGCGACGGATGCGCCGTACACGAGCATTGGGAGCGCGTGCTGAAAAAGTCAGGATATCGGTATCTAACGGAACGGTACGGCGTCCAAATCGTCAGCCTGGACGAGGTGGAACGAAAAGACTATTCCTGGGCGCACGGAACCCTCGAGCTTCCCGAACTGCTGGACACGCACGAATATATCAACGTGGCCAAGATGAAAACCCATTGCCAGGCCTCGGTTTCGCTCTGCATGAAGAACCAGAAGGGCTTGCTGCGCAAGAAGAACAAGCAGAATTTCCACCGAAAAGACGATCTTCATGATTCCATCCGCTTCCTCACGCAGGCCGTCAAGCCGGATCTGAGCGTGATCGACGGCATCCATTCCTTGGAAGGAAACGGGCCCCTGCCGCCAGGTACGAAGAGGAAAGGGCCGAATCTGATCATCGCTTCGCAAGATATCTACGCGGCGGACAATGTGGGCGCTCGCGTCATGGGGTTCAACGTATCCGACATCCCCCACATTCCGGAGTTCACCGACTATTCGGTAGTCGGCGAGGATTTGGAAGCGAACGTCATCCCGTTCAAGAAGCCCGATCCGTCCCCGTGGGTCAAGAACAACGTGTACTTCCATTTCGACGAAACCGCCTGCTCATTGTGCTCGGTCTCGGCCTCCGTGGCCTACGGTCCCAGTCTGTCCAATCTGCCGTTCATAGTTCGACTGATGGCCATTGGGGGTATGTCGATCAGGAAAGACGTGATCATGGGCGCCATCCCGTACTCGTCAAACGGCGGCGACGGACACGTACTCTGTCTTGGAGATTGCGCCGCCAAACTGGCAAAGAAGAACGGTTTTACGTTTGTTCGGGGATGCCCGCCCAAGATCTCGGACCTGAGAACCGGGTACCTGGACTTCTGCAAGAACGCTAAAAAGGCGCCGCAATAG
- a CDS encoding GtrA family protein produces MLKKAFEHSFFRFSVVGLSNTLISFCLFYVSHSILHSFESGGAVAQVLSYSGGLAWSYYWNRSWSFKSRGRISMEGLRFILVQLGLLCLSVFLIHVYVDQKGLVSTVVWLWVMAFITLVNYLLLRCWVFRRPRVTGS; encoded by the coding sequence ATGCTCAAAAAGGCCTTCGAACATAGCTTTTTTCGATTCTCCGTTGTCGGTCTTTCCAATACCCTTATTTCGTTCTGCCTATTTTATGTGAGCCACTCGATTCTGCACTCGTTCGAGTCAGGCGGAGCCGTGGCCCAGGTTCTGAGTTACTCCGGAGGATTGGCTTGGAGCTATTACTGGAATCGGTCCTGGTCATTCAAGAGCAGAGGCCGCATTTCCATGGAAGGCCTTCGTTTCATACTGGTTCAATTAGGCTTGCTCTGCCTCAGCGTGTTCTTGATTCATGTGTACGTGGATCAAAAGGGTCTCGTTTCCACCGTTGTCTGGCTCTGGGTAATGGCCTTTATTACGCTCGTCAACTACCTGCTGCTCCGATGTTGGGTATTCAGAAGACCGCGCGTAACAGGATCATAA
- a CDS encoding glycosyltransferase family 2 protein, whose amino-acid sequence MSRFLSVVIPVYNEEENVPELGRQVTDALKSLDVRYEILFVDDGSNDGTWKAICDASSRHDGIEGIRLSRNFGHQHALLAGLSHARGEAVISMDGDLQHPPRIIPALFEKWEEGFDIVNTVRTDDAETGGFKKMTSTCFYRLFSSMTDVKLAPGSSDFRLIDARVLEVLFGFRDTDIFLRGAVQWVGFNCATVPYTADRRFTGETKYPLKKMLKFALGAVISFSNKPLRMGIWLGAATSVMAAGELVYILIRYAQGATLPGWASTMGIISFLFGVLFIILGIIGLYISRIHKILQGRPRFIVAERTKAVSRRFP is encoded by the coding sequence ATGAGCAGGTTCCTGTCCGTCGTAATCCCGGTATACAATGAGGAGGAAAATGTCCCGGAATTGGGCCGGCAAGTTACCGACGCCTTAAAAAGTCTGGACGTTCGGTACGAGATACTATTCGTAGATGACGGAAGTAACGACGGCACGTGGAAGGCCATTTGTGACGCTTCGTCCAGGCACGACGGAATCGAAGGAATTCGTCTGTCACGAAACTTCGGGCATCAGCATGCGTTGTTGGCAGGTTTGTCACACGCTCGCGGCGAGGCCGTCATTTCCATGGACGGCGATCTCCAACACCCGCCGAGAATTATACCCGCTCTTTTCGAGAAGTGGGAAGAGGGCTTCGACATAGTCAACACCGTACGCACGGACGATGCCGAGACCGGCGGATTCAAGAAAATGACGTCGACCTGTTTCTACAGATTGTTTTCCTCAATGACGGACGTTAAGTTGGCCCCGGGCAGTTCGGATTTCAGACTGATCGACGCAAGAGTGTTGGAAGTGCTCTTCGGGTTCAGGGACACCGATATCTTCCTGCGCGGCGCTGTTCAATGGGTCGGTTTCAACTGCGCCACCGTTCCTTACACTGCGGATAGAAGGTTCACGGGTGAAACCAAGTATCCGCTGAAGAAGATGTTGAAGTTTGCCCTGGGCGCCGTCATCTCCTTTTCCAACAAACCCCTCCGGATGGGGATATGGCTGGGCGCGGCAACGAGTGTGATGGCCGCCGGAGAACTCGTGTATATTTTGATCCGGTACGCTCAAGGCGCCACCCTACCCGGTTGGGCCTCGACCATGGGGATCATATCCTTTCTGTTCGGCGTCCTGTTCATCATCCTTGGAATCATCGGATTGTATATCTCGAGAATCCACAAGATCCTCCAGGGCAGGCCCAGATTCATCGTCGCCGAACGCACCAAGGCCGTTTCGCGAAGATTCCCGTAG
- a CDS encoding flagellar brake protein produces MRFEETVDRERQGLALCMNHGHLLDLEVEGIPGSVTGFCVGMLQRDYIIVQVPQIPTLVHRLSQGLNVTCSYRYSNHPYQFPSEVKGFYCENNFKLLFLSYPVSIEDRDMRRKERVNCCLPALMTVDRKQHEGIIANISIDGCRFQTNAGTLTYINLDEDVSVSCYLMGLVERQELGGSIRSSIVDQKQIQLGIEFTNLDNNKVTNISRYIENIVESTPLKGNEASS; encoded by the coding sequence ATGAGATTCGAAGAAACGGTCGATCGGGAACGTCAGGGCCTCGCCCTGTGCATGAACCACGGACATCTGTTGGATCTCGAAGTCGAGGGGATTCCCGGGAGTGTCACGGGATTCTGTGTGGGCATGCTGCAAAGAGATTATATCATCGTTCAGGTCCCCCAGATACCTACCCTTGTTCACAGATTGTCTCAAGGATTGAATGTTACTTGCAGCTATCGATACTCGAATCATCCGTATCAGTTTCCGTCCGAGGTTAAAGGCTTTTATTGCGAAAACAATTTCAAGCTGTTGTTTCTGTCTTACCCAGTGTCCATAGAAGACCGTGACATGCGAAGAAAGGAGCGGGTGAACTGTTGCCTGCCGGCGCTTATGACGGTAGATCGTAAACAACACGAAGGCATTATCGCAAATATCAGCATAGACGGATGCAGATTTCAAACCAATGCAGGAACGCTTACGTATATCAACCTGGATGAAGATGTCAGTGTTTCCTGTTATCTGATGGGACTCGTCGAGCGTCAAGAGTTGGGGGGTAGTATCCGAAGTTCCATCGTGGATCAGAAACAAATTCAACTGGGCATCGAGTTCACCAATTTGGACAATAATAAGGTAACGAACATCAGTCGATACATAGAAAACATTGTCGAATCCACGCCGCTGAAGGGAAACGAAGCGTCCTCGTAG
- a CDS encoding ATP-dependent RecD-like DNA helicase produces the protein MPVTLTGHLEHITFQAEDTGWTVARLLLDDGRQVNVVGHLVGVSLGEHLEVEGEWTNHPRFGQQLKLSQFRIIMPATAEGIQKYLGSGAIKGIGPVTAERIVEHFGEQTLDLLDADLDRLLEIEGIGPKRLKLIRSSWKAHHGMRELMVFLQGHGMGPALAVKIFKEYGNRSLEVINKNPYRLATDLYGVGFLTADRLARNLGFDTESVLRAEAGVLYVLQGLGDQGHVCYPEALLLERCRELLEISGEVIERAVRGLMDRGLVAVEPSGDPPRNHVYLKRLYIAEKGVSSAIRDLIRSGTPIPLTGWDNLIPWVRKRLGFDLADRQKEAVKTALLNKVTVITGGPGTGKTTLIKAIIEIMKRRGQTVLLTAPTGRAAKRLAQSSEQEARTIHRLLEFSPNETTFKRNQDHPLRADAVVVDEASMVDITLMYCLLRALPAEAVLVLVGDVDQLPSVGPGAVLKDIIDSGKVPVIRLDQIFRQAEESMIVVNAHRVNAGKWPIMHTEVDKKIPDFYFFERSQEDRLLESLLDLCTVRVKNHFGYDPVNEVQVLTPMNRGAVGVYNLNLELQKVLNPGEIELKRGDVGFRTGDKVMQLRNNYDKEVYNGDIGKVISIDREERALLVEFDGRILPYDFSDLDEITLAYAISIHKSQGSEYPAVIVPLLMQHYMLLQRNLIYTAITRGKKLVILLGQRKALEMAIHNDKTRKRYSLLKDRLVQGDGDDRGAFRFDPDDPFSVEIF, from the coding sequence ATGCCCGTAACGCTGACCGGACATCTCGAACACATCACCTTCCAAGCCGAAGACACAGGATGGACCGTGGCCCGTCTGTTGCTCGACGACGGACGGCAGGTCAACGTGGTGGGCCATCTGGTCGGCGTGAGCTTGGGGGAGCATCTGGAGGTAGAGGGCGAATGGACCAATCACCCGCGTTTCGGCCAACAGTTAAAGCTGTCCCAGTTTCGCATCATCATGCCCGCCACGGCCGAGGGAATACAGAAGTATCTTGGTTCCGGTGCAATCAAGGGCATCGGTCCCGTAACGGCTGAGCGAATCGTCGAGCATTTCGGAGAACAGACGCTGGACCTTCTCGATGCGGATCTGGATCGGCTGCTCGAGATCGAGGGCATCGGCCCCAAGCGGTTGAAACTCATACGATCTTCGTGGAAAGCGCATCACGGGATGCGTGAGTTGATGGTATTCCTTCAGGGACACGGCATGGGGCCCGCCTTGGCCGTGAAGATTTTTAAGGAATACGGAAACCGGTCCCTGGAGGTCATCAATAAGAACCCGTATCGTTTGGCTACGGATTTGTACGGCGTCGGGTTCCTTACCGCGGATCGTCTGGCCCGGAATCTGGGTTTTGACACCGAGTCCGTCCTGCGGGCCGAGGCGGGGGTGCTGTACGTGCTGCAGGGATTGGGAGACCAGGGGCACGTATGTTACCCCGAGGCCCTCTTACTCGAGCGTTGCCGGGAGCTCCTGGAAATATCCGGCGAGGTGATCGAACGGGCCGTCCGCGGTCTGATGGATCGCGGACTGGTGGCGGTGGAGCCGTCCGGCGATCCCCCCCGCAACCACGTGTACCTGAAGCGTCTGTATATAGCCGAAAAAGGCGTCAGTAGCGCAATTCGGGATCTGATACGTTCGGGGACGCCGATTCCGCTCACGGGCTGGGATAATTTGATACCCTGGGTTCGAAAACGTCTGGGTTTCGACCTGGCGGACCGGCAAAAGGAGGCTGTAAAAACCGCTCTCCTGAACAAAGTCACGGTGATCACCGGAGGGCCCGGCACAGGCAAGACCACGTTGATCAAAGCGATCATAGAAATCATGAAAAGGCGGGGCCAGACCGTGCTGCTGACGGCTCCCACGGGACGCGCGGCGAAACGTCTGGCGCAATCATCCGAGCAGGAAGCCCGGACCATTCACCGCCTACTCGAATTCAGTCCTAACGAAACGACGTTCAAGCGAAATCAGGATCATCCCCTTCGAGCCGACGCGGTGGTGGTGGACGAAGCGTCCATGGTCGACATTACACTGATGTACTGCCTGTTGAGAGCCCTGCCGGCCGAGGCCGTGCTCGTTCTGGTTGGCGACGTGGATCAGTTGCCGTCGGTGGGACCCGGAGCCGTGCTCAAAGACATCATCGATTCCGGCAAGGTCCCGGTCATACGATTGGACCAAATCTTTCGACAGGCCGAAGAAAGCATGATCGTCGTGAACGCCCACAGGGTAAACGCGGGCAAGTGGCCGATCATGCACACGGAAGTGGACAAGAAAATCCCGGATTTTTATTTTTTTGAGCGAAGTCAGGAAGACCGGCTGCTGGAATCCCTGCTCGATCTGTGCACCGTCCGGGTTAAAAACCACTTCGGATACGACCCCGTGAACGAGGTGCAGGTGCTGACCCCGATGAATCGGGGGGCCGTGGGCGTGTACAACCTGAATCTGGAATTGCAGAAGGTGCTGAATCCCGGCGAAATCGAACTCAAGCGCGGCGACGTGGGATTCCGGACCGGCGACAAGGTCATGCAGCTCCGGAACAACTACGACAAGGAGGTGTATAACGGGGACATCGGAAAAGTGATCTCCATCGACCGGGAAGAACGCGCGCTCCTGGTCGAATTCGACGGGCGCATACTTCCCTACGACTTTTCGGATCTGGACGAGATCACCCTGGCCTATGCGATCAGCATTCACAAGTCTCAAGGAAGCGAGTATCCGGCCGTGATCGTCCCTCTCCTGATGCAACACTACATGCTGCTCCAACGAAATTTGATCTATACGGCCATCACTCGAGGAAAGAAGCTGGTCATCCTACTGGGACAGCGGAAAGCGCTGGAAATGGCCATTCACAACGACAAGACCCGAAAAAGATACAGCTTGCTCAAAGATCGTCTCGTGCAAGGCGATGGCGACGATCGAGGCGCCTTCCGTTTCGACCCTGACGATCCTTTTTCCGTGGAGATTTTTTGA